The following are from one region of the Thermoproteus uzoniensis 768-20 genome:
- a CDS encoding pyridoxal-phosphate-dependent aminotransferase family protein, whose protein sequence is MKYLTPGPIQLPDFVLKAAYRQPAFHRSEEFRQTLKSVLEKMSRVYGGIPVIMPGTGTLAVDTMVYNYVNPGERVLAVIFGEFGRRLAASLRSRGAEVVEWEVEAPPAPDELDDKLRRIGPVTAVALVHNETSMGIAYKGLAKVADVAKSHGALLLVDSVSGMPAEPLPPGIDVVATASHKAFMAPPGAAILYLNAEPRAKSGVPPAMDLRGYLKVPSTLDTPYTPPISVIYSLEASLEYILGLGLERYAEIHKERMDLLYGNVKLGAVPRPQHRSNTVAAFYCDDVKSALKALREAGYVASAGMGHLKDRVVRIGVMGDVTRDDIIKVAEVLNNVARR, encoded by the coding sequence ATGAAGTACTTGACTCCAGGCCCCATACAGCTGCCCGACTTCGTGCTGAAGGCGGCCTACAGACAGCCGGCCTTCCACAGATCTGAGGAGTTCAGACAGACGCTCAAGTCGGTGTTGGAGAAGATGTCTAGGGTGTACGGCGGGATCCCCGTGATAATGCCGGGGACGGGCACTCTGGCGGTGGACACCATGGTCTACAACTACGTGAACCCCGGCGAGAGGGTGCTCGCCGTGATCTTCGGGGAGTTCGGCAGAAGGCTCGCCGCCTCTTTGAGAAGTAGAGGTGCGGAGGTCGTCGAGTGGGAGGTGGAGGCCCCGCCGGCCCCCGACGAGCTCGACGACAAGCTGAGGAGGATCGGCCCAGTAACCGCCGTGGCCTTAGTCCACAACGAGACCAGTATGGGCATAGCGTATAAGGGCCTCGCAAAAGTCGCCGACGTGGCGAAGTCCCACGGCGCGCTTCTCTTAGTGGACAGCGTGTCGGGCATGCCGGCGGAGCCGTTGCCGCCTGGGATAGACGTCGTGGCGACGGCGTCCCACAAGGCCTTCATGGCCCCGCCGGGAGCCGCCATACTGTACCTCAACGCAGAGCCTAGGGCCAAGTCCGGCGTGCCGCCTGCGATGGACTTGAGAGGCTATCTGAAAGTCCCGTCGACGCTGGACACCCCCTACACGCCGCCGATATCGGTGATATACAGCCTCGAGGCCTCGCTGGAGTACATACTGGGCCTCGGGCTGGAGAGATACGCCGAGATCCATAAGGAGCGCATGGACTTGTTGTACGGCAACGTTAAGCTGGGCGCCGTGCCGAGGCCCCAGCACCGCAGCAACACGGTTGCCGCGTTCTACTGCGACGACGTCAAGTCGGCCCTCAAGGCCTTGAGGGAGGCTGGCTACGTGGCCAGCGCCGGGATGGGGCATCTCAAGGACAGAGTAGTGCGCATAGGCGTTATGGGCGACGTGACTAGGGACGACATAATTAAGGTCGCCGAGGTCCTCAACAATGTGGCTCGAAGATGA
- a CDS encoding ARMT1-like domain-containing protein, with the protein MWLEDECKLCLVHSRTSDVVKLGGAPLLPKLLVYLSQALEKGSRSEAFAESFKAVASMLESPDPYGEYKKRLAEIGREVAAVVERKLEEAGWDLRLALRVAAAANIIDSNVLGYRPRKLELAIWDEPAIEERVRLPERLYYVIDNEGEAQIDYVVMEALRRNGITPVPVARSEPYEIDVVADSSKGFLATPGNISPIRWLGDGFILAKGIANAEAYLEWGAGKPALLLFRAKCDVLARRLGVEKNASIIITGESLRRLLGQN; encoded by the coding sequence ATGTGGCTCGAAGATGAGTGCAAGCTCTGCCTGGTCCACTCCCGCACGTCCGACGTAGTCAAACTCGGCGGCGCTCCGCTCCTCCCCAAGCTTTTGGTCTATCTGTCGCAGGCGCTGGAGAAGGGGAGCAGGAGCGAGGCGTTCGCCGAGAGCTTCAAGGCGGTCGCCTCCATGCTCGAGTCGCCGGATCCATACGGCGAGTACAAGAAGAGGCTGGCTGAGATCGGGCGGGAGGTCGCCGCAGTTGTCGAGAGGAAGCTCGAGGAAGCCGGCTGGGACTTAAGGCTGGCGTTGCGCGTAGCGGCGGCGGCCAACATAATAGACTCAAACGTCTTGGGGTATAGGCCGAGGAAGCTGGAGTTGGCCATATGGGATGAGCCGGCTATAGAGGAGCGCGTCCGGTTACCAGAGAGGCTGTACTACGTCATAGACAACGAGGGCGAGGCGCAGATAGACTACGTCGTCATGGAGGCCTTGAGGAGGAACGGGATCACGCCGGTTCCGGTCGCCCGCTCCGAGCCCTACGAGATAGACGTGGTGGCGGACTCCTCAAAGGGCTTTCTGGCCACTCCGGGCAACATATCGCCGATTAGGTGGCTCGGCGACGGCTTCATCTTGGCTAAGGGCATAGCGAACGCCGAGGCCTATCTGGAGTGGGGCGCGGGCAAGCCGGCTCTGCTCCTCTTCAGAGCCAAATGCGACGTGCTGGCCCGGAGGCTGGGGGTCGAGAAGAACGCCTCAATAATTATAACGGGCGAGTCGTTGAGGAGGCTCCTAGGTCAGAATTAG
- a CDS encoding chromatin protein Cren7, with translation MSDLLDREFVVEVGGEKYRLKPEKIWVLQPPGKPGVVIALFKTPDGKKVRKVVARLPP, from the coding sequence GTGTCGGATTTGCTGGATAGGGAGTTCGTGGTGGAGGTGGGCGGCGAGAAGTACCGCCTCAAGCCGGAGAAGATCTGGGTGCTCCAGCCTCCGGGGAAGCCGGGCGTCGTGATTGCGCTTTTCAAGACCCCCGACGGGAAGAAAGTGAGGAAAGTCGTGGCCAGACTACCTCCATAG
- the thpR gene encoding RNA 2',3'-cyclic phosphodiesterase produces MSERIRSFIAIDVAAKAVVDAVLALQRGLMETGADLKPVEPHNLHLTLIFLGEQPRRNLDEIARRLEGLSHRRFAIELRGVGAFPNPSSPRVVWIDVGRGREELVRLAQDVRALTREFAEEDEEFTPHLTVARVKGPKNRDRLAAFIEAHRSDYFGEVEVAEVKLKRSTLTPRGPIYSDLYVKRLA; encoded by the coding sequence ATGAGCGAAAGGATTAGGTCCTTCATCGCGATAGACGTGGCGGCGAAGGCAGTGGTCGACGCAGTGCTGGCGTTGCAGAGAGGGCTTATGGAGACCGGCGCCGATCTGAAGCCGGTGGAGCCCCACAACCTACACCTAACCCTCATATTCCTCGGAGAGCAGCCGAGGCGGAACTTGGACGAGATAGCCAGGAGGCTGGAGGGCCTCTCACACAGGCGCTTCGCCATCGAGTTGAGGGGCGTGGGCGCGTTTCCGAACCCCTCGAGCCCTAGAGTGGTCTGGATAGACGTAGGCAGAGGGAGGGAGGAGCTGGTCAGGCTGGCGCAAGACGTGAGGGCGCTCACGCGGGAGTTCGCCGAGGAGGACGAGGAGTTCACCCCGCACCTCACGGTTGCGAGGGTGAAGGGTCCCAAAAACCGCGATAGGCTGGCCGCCTTTATCGAGGCCCACCGCTCGGACTATTTCGGGGAGGTTGAGGTGGCCGAGGTCAAGCTCAAGAGGTCTACCCTGACGCCGCGCGGCCCCATATACAGCGACCTCTATGTGAAGAGGCTCGCCTAG
- a CDS encoding helix-turn-helix transcriptional regulator has product MEEETLTEIEIQILQGLERLGGSYQQRNLWKYIGIDSKTGLPILGRLEKRGLIKKERVGGERRGVYIVRLTEKAYKMLSELREKAEEMARFDVSKLGDELRALLSIPCTFCPYIERCGFSFVDPLHCELLTRWSMSLEENERKD; this is encoded by the coding sequence ATGGAGGAGGAGACCTTGACCGAGATAGAGATACAGATACTTCAAGGCCTCGAGAGGCTTGGGGGTAGCTACCAACAGAGAAACCTGTGGAAGTATATAGGCATAGACAGCAAGACGGGGTTGCCGATACTCGGCAGGTTGGAGAAGCGCGGGTTGATAAAAAAAGAGAGGGTGGGCGGCGAGAGGAGGGGGGTCTACATAGTCAGGCTTACCGAGAAGGCCTACAAGATGTTGTCGGAGCTCAGAGAGAAGGCCGAGGAGATGGCCAGATTCGACGTGAGCAAGCTCGGCGACGAGCTGAGGGCGCTTCTCTCGATCCCCTGCACTTTCTGCCCCTATATAGAGAGATGCGGCTTCAGCTTCGTGGACCCCCTCCACTGCGAGCTCCTCACGAGATGGTCCATGTCCCTGGAGGAAAATGAGCGAAAGGATTAG
- a CDS encoding TFIIB-type zinc ribbon-containing protein — translation MTRRILAWLAEQDLVCPNCGAVNKVRVDYEQGVIVCTECGTVIREGIVDLGPEWRRPESSRAFVGASGTELGDVERGVVKISDKLRALRLKRAAKPITSASERLEIDMREFYDSLRELLGIPRAIIDEAVALYKKAYEMGFRSPRREGYAAALYFAVKRHGVGAVTYRSLVEKAGLDRGAFMSAYMEFLRYMAQAGEKMPKVDPRVYIPRIVSALGLDGELGAQVQRIAAHLLSYIIRSPRIRNGRKPQVLAAVAVYFACFISGIEVTQKDVARAAESTETPIRDLLNELADLLYIELYV, via the coding sequence ATGACCCGGCGCATCTTGGCCTGGCTCGCCGAACAGGACCTCGTCTGCCCCAACTGCGGCGCCGTGAATAAGGTGCGCGTGGACTACGAGCAGGGCGTAATAGTGTGTACCGAATGCGGCACCGTCATTAGGGAGGGCATAGTGGATCTGGGGCCTGAGTGGCGGCGGCCGGAATCGTCCAGGGCCTTCGTGGGCGCCTCGGGGACCGAGCTCGGCGACGTGGAGCGGGGCGTCGTCAAGATATCCGACAAGCTGAGGGCGTTGAGGCTTAAACGCGCGGCGAAGCCCATCACGTCGGCATCGGAGAGGCTGGAGATCGACATGAGGGAGTTCTACGACTCCCTCCGCGAGCTCTTGGGAATCCCCAGAGCCATTATAGACGAGGCGGTGGCGCTTTACAAGAAGGCGTACGAGATGGGCTTCAGATCGCCGAGGCGCGAGGGCTACGCCGCGGCCCTCTACTTCGCCGTGAAGCGCCACGGAGTGGGCGCCGTGACCTACCGCTCCTTGGTGGAGAAGGCCGGGCTGGACAGAGGCGCGTTCATGTCGGCCTACATGGAGTTCCTGCGCTACATGGCGCAAGCCGGCGAGAAGATGCCGAAGGTCGACCCGAGGGTATACATACCGAGGATAGTCTCTGCGTTGGGCCTAGACGGAGAGCTCGGGGCCCAGGTGCAGAGGATCGCCGCGCATCTGCTGAGCTATATAATACGCTCGCCGAGGATCAGAAACGGCAGGAAGCCGCAAGTGCTGGCCGCCGTGGCCGTTTACTTCGCCTGCTTCATATCAGGCATCGAGGTGACCCAAAAGGACGTGGCTAGGGCGGCGGAGTCGACAGAGACGCCCATAAGGGATCTTCTGAACGAACTCGCGGATCTCCTCTATATAGAGCTCTACGTCTAG
- a CDS encoding RNA-binding protein has product MKKVGVLYDVIGNVEEPYGLIKPAAIDNSVIGQAIYIDEADLKKKRRRGGT; this is encoded by the coding sequence ATGAAGAAAGTTGGCGTTCTCTACGACGTTATAGGCAACGTCGAGGAGCCCTACGGCTTGATCAAGCCCGCGGCTATAGACAACTCCGTGATAGGCCAAGCGATCTATATAGATGAGGCCGACTTGAAGAAGAAGAGGAGGCGCGGAGGGACATGA
- the cca gene encoding CCA tRNA nucleotidyltransferase, whose amino-acid sequence MAVEEVLREAAGLVTPPRELEDRVRRISEKFKEYVGGLLSRLGVEGSVELVGSSARGTWLPDGIDVDVFVVLPRSYPRDFLEELVERLRAEMERDGVPVEVRYAEHPYLVAHSEGVEVDVVPCFEMKPGEPILTAADRSPLHHRYLSSRLNDKLKLDVRLLKRFMKTVGVYGAEVKVEGFSGYLTELLVAHYGSFLSVLEAAARWRPYRTVVDPEGHYQDPRKAARKFRSPLVVVDPVDPNRNVAAAVSMTSMATFVLAAKRFLQRPSISYFLPQAAGRALPVPAVVLRFPYPQKPPDVVWGMFKRYARALANKLDECGFKVLRFGVDSDERTFVDIAFLVESTALPEYELHEGPPVFSDAADKFVEKYAGSDVVGPFVAESRIYVIRRRKIREIGECLDKALKELGLRPQEIKKGTYPPLSSKNPWIS is encoded by the coding sequence ATGGCCGTCGAGGAGGTTCTGAGAGAGGCCGCGGGGCTCGTAACGCCGCCGCGCGAGCTGGAGGATAGGGTGCGCCGCATATCGGAGAAGTTCAAGGAATATGTAGGCGGGCTCCTCTCCAGGCTGGGCGTCGAGGGATCGGTGGAGCTGGTCGGCTCCTCTGCCAGAGGCACTTGGCTACCCGACGGAATAGACGTGGACGTCTTCGTGGTCTTGCCCAGGAGCTATCCCAGGGACTTCCTCGAGGAGCTGGTGGAGAGGCTTAGAGCCGAGATGGAGAGGGACGGCGTGCCCGTTGAGGTGCGCTACGCCGAGCATCCCTATCTGGTCGCCCACAGCGAGGGCGTCGAGGTCGACGTGGTCCCCTGCTTCGAGATGAAGCCCGGCGAGCCGATCCTCACGGCGGCCGACAGATCGCCGCTCCACCACAGGTACCTCTCGTCGAGGCTTAACGACAAGCTCAAGCTAGACGTCCGCCTCTTGAAGAGGTTCATGAAGACCGTAGGCGTATACGGCGCCGAGGTCAAGGTAGAGGGCTTCTCGGGCTATCTAACCGAGCTGTTAGTAGCCCACTACGGCTCCTTCCTCTCCGTGCTGGAGGCGGCGGCCAGATGGAGGCCGTACAGGACCGTGGTGGATCCCGAAGGGCATTACCAAGATCCGAGGAAGGCGGCCCGTAAGTTCAGAAGCCCTCTCGTGGTAGTCGACCCGGTGGATCCAAACAGAAACGTCGCGGCGGCGGTCTCCATGACCTCGATGGCCACCTTCGTCCTAGCCGCCAAGAGGTTCCTCCAAAGGCCCTCCATCTCCTATTTCCTGCCGCAGGCCGCCGGGAGGGCGCTCCCCGTGCCCGCCGTGGTCCTCCGGTTCCCTTATCCCCAGAAGCCGCCCGACGTGGTGTGGGGGATGTTCAAGAGGTATGCTAGGGCCCTCGCCAATAAGCTGGACGAGTGCGGGTTCAAGGTATTGAGGTTCGGCGTGGACAGCGATGAGAGGACCTTCGTCGACATCGCCTTCTTGGTCGAGTCGACGGCTCTCCCCGAGTACGAGCTACACGAGGGGCCCCCGGTCTTCAGCGATGCCGCGGACAAGTTCGTGGAGAAGTACGCCGGCTCCGACGTCGTGGGCCCCTTCGTCGCGGAGTCGAGGATATACGTGATAAGGAGGAGGAAGATTAGAGAGATAGGCGAATGTCTCGACAAGGCCCTCAAGGAGCTGGGTCTGAGGCCCCAGGAGATCAAGAAGGGGACGTACCCGCCGCTCTCCTCGAAGAACCCCTGGATTAGCTGA
- a CDS encoding 30S ribosomal protein S8e: MKSAAFYQGNDLRKPTGGVKGRVAKVKRKALCGGPPRVPRLGPQLVEVERVTGGNVKVRLRSAQYANVYNPKEKKAVKAKIISVISTPSNPDFAKRGQIVRGAVIQTEVGRAVVTSRPGQDGVVNAVLVE; encoded by the coding sequence GTGAAGTCGGCCGCCTTCTACCAAGGCAACGACTTGAGGAAGCCCACAGGCGGGGTCAAGGGCAGAGTGGCTAAGGTCAAACGCAAGGCGCTCTGCGGAGGCCCGCCGCGGGTCCCCCGCCTCGGCCCTCAGCTCGTCGAGGTGGAAAGGGTCACAGGCGGCAACGTCAAGGTGAGGCTGAGGTCTGCCCAATACGCCAACGTCTACAACCCCAAGGAGAAGAAGGCCGTCAAGGCCAAGATAATCTCCGTGATATCGACGCCTTCCAACCCTGACTTCGCCAAGAGGGGGCAGATAGTCAGAGGCGCCGTGATCCAAACCGAGGTCGGGAGAGCCGTAGTCACATCTAGGCCCGGCCAAGACGGCGTAGTCAACGCGGTGCTTGTTGAATGA